In a single window of the Prochlorococcus marinus XMU1412 genome:
- a CDS encoding high light inducible protein yields MNNDNQPRFGFVNFAETWNGRMAMMGILIGLGTELITGQSILRQIGIG; encoded by the coding sequence AACCAAGATTTGGGTTCGTAAATTTCGCAGAAACTTGGAATGGCCGTATGGCAATGATGGGTATTTTGATTGGGCTTGGTACTGAATTAATTACTGGACAAAGTATTCTTCGACAAATTGGAATAGGCTAG
- a CDS encoding YihY/virulence factor BrkB family protein translates to MQRSSTWILKSLWGACERWSKSDCVDLSAAFAYYTLQSFFPILLISLSIASWFLGKQEGLDQQIIAIAAQLLPPSVVELVETTLFNLIDQGFGAGILGAMFLLFTAGNAYLSLQRGSDRLWEDEIPSKKVNAAWRVQASKFLRNRVEAFLIVFFIGFLMVLDQISANLRMIPSNVLENLSKSNNLISDLLLKLPLLQVGQFAIPLIGFSLMALLLQALLPSRKVPLKPLLPGSFLIGIGLTTLNLAVSKSILSLGVRFQAYGFIGGFLVLTLWVWLLGVILYFGQCWSVVIASMTLVNKKRNYR, encoded by the coding sequence ATGCAGAGAAGTTCAACATGGATACTGAAAAGTTTATGGGGAGCTTGTGAGCGATGGAGCAAATCTGATTGTGTTGATTTAAGCGCTGCATTTGCATACTACACACTTCAATCATTTTTTCCCATCCTTCTAATTTCTCTTTCAATAGCTTCATGGTTCCTAGGGAAACAAGAAGGATTAGATCAACAAATAATTGCCATTGCTGCTCAGCTTTTACCTCCTTCAGTAGTTGAGTTAGTAGAGACAACTTTATTTAATTTGATAGATCAAGGTTTTGGAGCAGGTATTCTTGGGGCTATGTTTCTGCTTTTTACCGCAGGAAATGCATATCTATCTCTTCAAAGAGGTTCGGATAGGCTTTGGGAGGACGAAATTCCTTCTAAAAAAGTTAATGCTGCTTGGAGAGTGCAAGCTTCGAAGTTTCTCCGAAATAGAGTTGAAGCCTTTTTAATAGTATTCTTTATTGGTTTTCTAATGGTACTAGATCAAATTAGTGCAAATCTTAGGATGATACCAAGTAACGTTTTAGAAAATCTTTCAAAATCTAATAATCTTATTTCAGATTTATTATTAAAGTTGCCGCTATTACAGGTTGGTCAGTTTGCAATACCACTAATTGGCTTTTCTTTAATGGCTCTTTTATTACAAGCACTTTTACCTAGTAGAAAAGTTCCATTGAAACCACTTTTACCCGGATCTTTTCTTATTGGAATTGGCCTAACCACTTTGAACCTAGCAGTAAGTAAAAGTATTCTCTCACTTGGAGTAAGATTTCAAGCATATGGTTTTATTGGAGGTTTTCTTGTACTTACTTTGTGGGTATGGCTATTAGGAGTAATTTTATATTTTGGACAATGTTGGAGCGTAGTAATTGCTAGTATGACCTTAGTAAATAAAAAAAGAAATTATAGATAA
- a CDS encoding inositol monophosphatase family protein, with the protein MNPLNLTNKQLRELDSLFELVSQRQTKDFGNISASNKADGSLLTSCDLWSDKTIVDGLASIAPGEGVLSEEGQKLIPNSKAYWVVDPLDGTTNFAAGIPYWSISVARFVDGKPQSSFLIIPTLKKKFVSIKGKGVWLNNKKIDPSQNNLQSECISLCSRSIKILQKKPNSVFPGKIRLLGVSSLNLTSVAMGQTFGAIESTPKIWDIAAAWLLLEELNCSLEWLEKDPLNLVSGEDLSDVNFPLIACRSIEKFEILKPWGNLLLEK; encoded by the coding sequence ATGAATCCACTAAATTTAACCAATAAGCAACTACGTGAATTAGATTCTTTATTTGAATTGGTTAGTCAACGACAAACAAAAGATTTTGGAAATATTAGCGCCAGCAATAAAGCAGATGGATCATTATTAACAAGTTGTGATTTATGGAGTGACAAAACAATCGTAGATGGCTTAGCTTCAATAGCTCCAGGTGAAGGCGTCCTTAGTGAAGAAGGGCAAAAATTAATTCCAAATTCAAAAGCTTACTGGGTGGTCGATCCACTCGATGGGACAACAAATTTTGCTGCCGGTATTCCTTACTGGTCTATATCTGTGGCAAGGTTCGTTGATGGTAAACCACAATCTTCTTTTTTAATAATTCCTACATTGAAAAAAAAGTTTGTATCAATTAAAGGTAAAGGGGTTTGGTTGAATAACAAGAAAATAGATCCTAGCCAAAATAATCTTCAAAGTGAATGCATTTCTTTATGTAGTAGATCAATAAAAATTTTACAAAAAAAACCAAACTCAGTATTTCCTGGCAAAATCAGACTCCTAGGTGTATCGAGTTTAAATCTTACGAGTGTAGCGATGGGACAAACTTTCGGTGCAATAGAATCAACCCCAAAGATATGGGATATTGCAGCCGCCTGGCTACTCTTAGAAGAACTCAATTGTTCTTTAGAGTGGTTAGAAAAAGATCCTTTAAATTTAGTTTCAGGAGAAGACTTGAGCGATGTTAATTTTCCATTAATTGCTTGTAGATCTATAGAAAAATTTGAAATTTTAAAGCCATGGGGCAATTTATTATTAGAAAAATAG